In Oryza brachyantha chromosome 1, ObraRS2, whole genome shotgun sequence, the following are encoded in one genomic region:
- the LOC102721213 gene encoding vacuolar protein sorting-associated protein 28 homolog 1 — protein sequence MEVKLWNDKRERELLESLADLYAIIKATEKLERAYVRDLVSATDYEAECLKLISQFNSLSSSLAGVVTIPRFVEAYRLDCPAALNRLVQSGVPATVELRAAASSSAPASSAASAAAIAQCVQSFITAMDAVKLNMLANDQVRPLLHDLSTSMGKLGPVLPPDFEGKVKVSEWLAKLNKMGAGDELTEQQARQLNFDLDSAYSAFMASLPSTGL from the coding sequence atgGAGGTGAAGCTGTGGAACGACAAGCGGGAGCGCGAGCTCCTGGAGAGCCTCGCCGACCTGTACGCCATCATCAAGGCGACGGAGAAGCTGGAGCGCGCCTACGTCCGGGATCTCGTCTCCGCCACCGACTACGAGGCCGAGTGCCTCAAGCTCATCTCCCAGTTCAACTCCCTCTCGTCctcgctcgccggcgtcgtcacCATCCCCCGATTCGTCGAGGCCTACCGCCTCGACTGCCCCGCCGCCCTCAACCGCCTCGTGCAGTCCGGAGTCCCCGCCACCGTTGAGCTCCGCGCCGCGGCATCCTCGTCCGCGCCGGCGTCATCCGCGGCGTCTGCGGCAGCCATCGCCCAGTGCGTCCAGAGCTTTATTACCGCCATGGACGCTGTCAAGCTCAACATGCTCGCCAACGACCAGGTCCGCCCATTGCTCCACGACCTCTCGACCTCCATGGGGAAGTTGGGCCCCGTCCTGCCGCCGGACTTCGAGGGGAAGGTCAAGGTGAGCGAGTGGCTTGCCAAGCTGAATAAGATGGGGGCCGGGGATGAGCTCACCGAGCAGCAGGCAAGGCAGCTCAATTTCGATCTGGATTCGGCATACAGTGCGTTCATGGCTTCACTGCCCAGCACTGGCCTATGA
- the LOC102721494 gene encoding putative disease resistance RPP13-like protein 1: MVDLWVAEGLVDSRDQGSKTIEEIGRDYFNEMVSGSFFQQVSERYMGTWYVMHDLLHDLSESLTREDCFRLEDDGVKEIPITVRHLSVRVESMKFHKQSICNLRCLRTVICLDPLTDDGDDLFNQLLKNLKKLRVLNLSFYNSSRLPESIDELKHLRYLNIIKTLISELPRSLCSLYHLQLLQLNKKVKCLPDELYNLRKLRRLEAYDDRIDELLKEDLPQIPYIGKLTLLQHIDAFCVQKKKGYELRQLRDMNELHGDLSIMNLENVAGKDEASESKLRQKTRLTSLRLSWNHADGMDVSHLETLESLMPPSQLENLTIEGYRSGMYPSWLCDGSCFETLESFKLVNCSELGSLPSNTKIFRHCARLALQNLPNMKTLSFLPEGLTSLSINKCPLLLFSTDNDELGHHRESIMRASNLETQIILIGEADCDSSDIRDTLSSEYSSMKQLMALMDADISGNLQTIESGLEIEGDVKSKTLKREEALVKQDIIKAWLSCHEERMRFLYSRKPRLPLIPPSGLSNLNLSSCSITDGALAICLGGLASLSNLSLTEIMTLTTLPSEEVLQHLGNLNFLWISSCWCLRSLGGLRAATSLSEIRLFSCPSLELARGAEFMSMSLLRLCVYSCVISADFFCGDWPRLDYILLCRCRSSASLYVGDLTSLTSFSLYHFPDLCTLEGLSSLQLHHVHLIDVPKLTTECISQFRVQDSLYISSSVMLSCMLSAEGFTVPKFLSLERCKESYVSFEESANFTSVKCLRLCNCEMRSLPGNLNCLSSLKKLDIYDCSNISSLPDLPFSLQHICIWGCELLKENCRAPDGESWPKIAHIRWKEFR, encoded by the coding sequence ATGGTTGACCTTTGGGTGGCAGAGGGACTAGTTGATTCACGAGATCAGGGGAGCAAGACAATCGAAGAAATTGGCAGGGATTACTTCAATGAGATGGTGTCTGGATCTTTTTTTCAACAAGTATCTGAAAGATATATGGGCACATGGTACGTTATGCATGATCTCCTGCATGATTTATCAGAGTCGCTCACTAGAGAAGACTGCTTCAGATTAGAAGATGATGGGGTGAAAGAAATACCCATAACTGTTCGACATCTATCTGTTCGTGTTGAGAGTATGAAGTTCCATAAGCAAAGTATCTGCAACCTACGTTGTTTACGCACTGTTATTTGCCTTGACCCACTTACGGATGATGGAGATGATCTTTTCAATCAGTTACTGAAGAATCTGAAGAAGTTGCGTGTACTAAATTTGTCGTTTTACAACAGTAGCAGGTTACCTGAATCTATTGATGAGCTTAAGCACCTTCGGTATTTGAATATCATCAAAACACTTATTTCTGAACTGCCAAGATCATTGTGTTCTCTTTACCACTTGCAGTTACTTCAGTTAAACAAAAAGGTTAAGTGTTTGCCTGACGAACTCTACAATTTAAGGAAGTTACGACGCCTTGAAGCATATGACGACAGAATTGATGAATTGCTAAAAGAAGATCTGCCTCAGATTCCTTACATAGGCAAGCTAACTTTGCTGCAACATATAGATGCATTTTGTGTGCAAAAGAAGAAGGGATATGAGTTGCGACAACTGAGGGACATGAACGAGCTTCATGGTGATTTGTCTATTATGAATCTTGAAAATGTCGCTGGAAAGGACGAAGCCTCAGAGTCGAAGCTGCGTCAGAAAACTCGTCTTACAAGTCTGCGTCTTTCCTGGAATCATGCGGATGGTATGGATGTTTCACATTTGGAGACTCTAGAAAGCTTGATGCCGCCATCTCAATTGGAAAACCTTACAATTGAAGGTTACAGATCCGGCATGTATCCAAGCTGGTTATGTGATGGCTCCTGTTTTGAGACTCTAGAATCGTTTAAACTTGTTAATTGTAGTGAACTAGGAAGCCTACCCTCCAATACCAAGATCTTTAGACACTGTGCGAGACTTGCCCTTCAGAATCTCCCGAATATGAAGACACTGTCTTTTCTACCAGAAGGTCTCACAAGCCTATCAATCAACAAGTGTCCACTGCTTCTGTTTAGTACCGATAACGACGAACTGGGACATCATAGGGAGAGTATCATGAGGGCAAGCAACCTGGAAACGCAAATCATTTTGATCGGAGAAGCGGATTGTGATTCATCAGATATCAGGGACACATTGTCGTCTGAATATTCATCTATGAAGCAGTTGATGGCATTGATGGATGCTGATATTTCAGGAAATCTTCAGACCATTGAAAGTGGTTTAGAAATAGAGGGAGATGTTAAGTCAAAAACCTTAAAGAGAGAGGAAGCATTGGTTAAACAAGACATCATCAAAGCATGGCTGTCTTGCCACGAGGAGAGGATGAGATTTCTTTATTCAAGGAAGCCTCGGTTGCCGTTGATTCCACCATCAGGACTTAGCAACCTCAACCTTTCCTCGTGCAGTATTACAGATGGAGCTCTAGCTATTTGCCTTGGTGGACTCGCTTCACTTAGTAATTTGTCCTTAACGGAGATTATGACTTTAACTACACTTCCATCGGAAGAGGTCCTTCAACATCTGGGGAATCTTAACTTCTTGTGGATTAGTTCCTGCTGGTGTCTCAGATCGTTGGGGGGCTTGCGAGCTGCTACCTCTCTTTCAGAGATAAGATTATTTTCCTGCCCTTCTTTAGAGTTGGCACGTGGTGCAGAATTTATGTCAATGTCCCTTCTGAGGCTATGTGTATACAGCTGTGTGATTTCAGCTGACTTCTTCTGTGGTGACTGGCCGCGTCTGGACTATATTCTCTTATGCAGGTGCAGAAGCTCGGCGTCCTTGTACGTCGGTGATCTTACCTCCCTCACATCATTCTCCCTATATCATTTCCCAGATTTGTGCACGCTGGAAGGCTTGTCTTCCCTACAGCTTCACCACGTGCATTTGATAGATGTCCCAAAGCTTACTACCGAGTGTATCTCACAGTTTCGGGTCCAGGATTCACTCTACATTAGCAGTTCTGTGATGCTGAGCTGCATGCTCTCCGCTGAAGGTTTTACAGTTCCaaagtttctctctcttgaAAGATGCAAGGAGTCATACGTTTCATTCGAAGAATCTGCAAATTTCACATCGGTCAAGTGTCTGAGATTATGTAACTGTGAAATGAGGTCCCTACCAGGAAATTTGAATTGCTTGTCAAGTCTAAAGAAACTTGATATCTATGATTGCTCCAACATATCATCTCTACCAGATCTGCCGTTCTCCCTCcagcatatatgtatatgggGTTGTGAGCTCTTAAAGGAGAACTGCAGAGCACCTGACGGAGAAAGCTGGCCAAAGATTGCGCATATCCGCTGGAAGGAATTCAGATGA